The stretch of DNA TTTAACACCCGCATAATATATGCCCTTCGAAACGGGCTGGGGTCGGCCTCCCTAAAAGCCTCAGCCTTTCTAGGAATAGTAACGGGGCTCCGGGAGACTCCGGATGCCGAGCCCCCTCAGGGTTTTTAAGCTTCCAATGTAGGGGTTTATTGATTAGGGGATTGAAAAATATGGGTGAGGACAAGAGGGAGATAAAAGACATAACAGATCTACCGGGAGTCGGCCCTACCACAGCCCAGAAGCTGATGGAGGCCGGCTACACCACTCTCGAAGCCATAGCGGCGGCTACACCCCAGGAGGTGAGCCAGGCAACAGGTATACCGATACTCACGGCCCAGAAGATAGTTGACGCCGCAAGAGAAGCTCTTAACATAGACTTCAAGACCGCTTACGACCTGAAGATCGAGAGCATGAACATTAAAAAGATTACGACGGGGAGCAGGAACCTTGACGAGCTGCTGGGCGGCGGTATAGAGACTAAGACTATAACGGAGCTTTTCGGTGAGTTCGGGAGCGGCAAGACTCAGATATGCCATCAGCTATCTGTTAACGTCCAGCTCCCCGAAGACAAGGGAGGCCTCGAGGGTAAGGCGGTATACGTAGATACCGAGGGCACCTTCAGGTGGGAGAGGATAGAGCAGATGGCTCGTGGTGTAGGTCTAGACCCGGACGAGGTTATGAAGAACATTTACTGGATAAGGGCTATAAACAGCCATCACCAGATAGCGATCGTGGATAAGCTTTTCACTATGGTAAAGAATGATAACATAAAGCTAGTTGTAGTTGACTCTGTCACAAGCCACTTCAGAGCAGAGTTCCCCGGCAGGGAGAACCTGGCTATGAGGCAGCAGCTGCTCAACAGACATCTCCACCAGCTCATGAGGCTTGCAGACATTTTCAACGTAGCTGTGGTTATAACTAACCAGGTTATGGCCAGGCCGGACGTCTTCTACGGAGACCCTACCCAGGCTGTGGGAGGCCATGTGTTGGGCCACGCTCCCGGCGTCAGGGTGTACCTCAAGAAGAGCAGGGGGAACAAGAGGATAGCAAGGGTAGTAGACGCTCCACACTTGCCCGAGGGTGAGACGGTCTTCGCCATAACGGAGTGGGGTATAAGGGATCCAGAGTAGAGCGGCGTAAAGCCTGCAACACCAGGAGGTGTTTGGGGTCGGCTCCTATTATCGATACCGTAGTTTTTACACCCCACATCCTCCCAGCCGCTGTCGCGACGATACTCCTCTCGGTTGCTGGGTTAATGGATGCTATTTGGAGGGAGATAGAGCCCGCGTACTGGTACTTAGCCGTAAAAACGTCTATACTAGCCTTTGCAGCTTCGCTCTACCTCGAGGGCGGATTGGCCTCGACGCCGTCTAAAGCCTTGGTGCACGTAAGCCTTACTCTCATCTTGGTGGCCGTCTCACTAGCATTATTCAAGCTGTGCCTCCTAGGTGGCTCTGATGTCGCCGCCTTCATCCTCGTAGCCGTCTCGTCACCTTACTCACCGGGCCTACCAATACCCCCCCTGGCGGTGGCTCTGATAGCCTCAGCCCCCCTGGCCGCAATGTACATTGCAGTATCCCACGTTAGGCTGAGGCGGCGCGGCGGGCTCCTTACACCCGAGGACCTCGCGTTCGACCCCCGCTTCAAGTGGTGGATACCCCGTGTAGAAGGCGAGGTTGTGGAGAGGTTCTTCCACGGGTGTAGACTCGACGCCGACCCTCCCGCCCTCGCAGCTCTCACCGGCCTCCGTGTGAGAGCCGAGCCTGGTATACCCCTGGTAGCATTCATGGCCCTCGGCTACCTAGCGTACGTTGCTGCGGAGCTTCTGGCCATCCAGCCTATCTAGTCGTGATTTAAACAGCTCTCGCGAAAGCTTTAATGGTGGGGGTGTTTGGACGCTTGTCTAGGCATGTATGGGTGAAGCGGTGGTACAGCATACTCTGGGCTCCTTGGAGGATGAAATATATTAAACAGGCTGGCAGTCGAGAAGGGTGTGTATTCTGTGAGGCGCCTTCCATGGGTGACGACGCCAAAGCGCTAATAGTCTATAGAGGCAGCCTGTCATACGTTATACTTAACAAGTATCCCTACAACAGCGGCCACATAATGGTCACACCTTATAGACACGTGGCGGAGCTTGAGGACCTCACTATGGACGAGATCGTGGAGATGGCAAAGCTTGTGAGGGCTTCAGTCAAGGCCCTAAAACGCGTCTACGCGCCCCACGGTTTTAATATTGGAGTTAACATAGGCGAGGCGGCGGGAGCCGGTATAGCAGGGCACTTTCACATCCACATAGTTCCCAGGTGGAGGGGCGACTCGAACTTCATGCTGACCGTAGGCGGTACTAAGGTGATACCGGAGTCCCTGGAGGATACATTTAAAAAGCTGAAGCCCGCTGTTGAGGAGGAGGCAAGGAAGGAGGGTGTTTAAACCGTGGAAAACGGGTTCAACCACCTCTTCATAATAACCCATACAGACCTCGACGGCATAGGAGCCGGGGCCGTTGCCGTCAGGCTTCTGGGGAGGGTAGACGGGGGTTATACAGTCGTCTTCGCAGAGCCTTACAACTTGCACAACTCAATAGAGGATATTTTAGACCATCTTGGTAAGGGTGACCTAATAATAATCAGCGACCTCGGCGCTAACAGAGAATCGCTGCCGAGGGCCGCAGACCTCCTGGCCTCGGCCACGAGTAAAGGTGTCGCGGTGAAATGGTTCGACCACCACATATGGAGCAACGATGAGCTGGAATTACTGAGGAGGGCAGGAGTTGAAGTCACCGTCGACACATCAACATGCGCCACGGGAGTTGTAGCCAGATACCTAACCCCAGACGGTGGAGACGGTTTTATCAAGCAATTTGTAGATGCAGTGTGCAGCGCCGACCTCTGGAAGTGGACTCACCCGCTTAGCGGGAAGCTATTCCGTGTTGTTGGAGAGCGTAACCAGGATATGGAGTGGAAGCACAAGGTCCTTGCCAAGTTCGCCGCCGGCGTTATGTGGGATGAGGAGTTGGAGAAGAGGCTTGAGGGCTATGTGAATGAAGAACTCAGAGGCTACACAACGGCTATAAAGAACGCTGTCACCATCAAGATACATGACCTCAGAATAGCTTCGACATACAAAAACTTCAGGGGCCCCCCCAGTAGCAGCATGATAGGGGCCCTACTCCTCCACAGGTACAACGCCGACATAGCAATCATCGTGAGGAGCGACGGCGGCCTGAGCCTGAGGAGTAGAAGGGTTAACGTGCAACCCATAGCAAGAGAGCTTGGGGGAGGAGGACACCCTAAGGCCGCCGGGGCTAAGATAGAGGTGCCTCTCCTGGTCAGGCTAGCCTCCAGACTCTACCCCAAAATCCTGTCACTCTACGCTGCAAGGCTAGTAGCGGCGAAGGCTTCTGAATTAAGTCTTATAGAGGCCACTGGCTAGACAAGCCTATAATCGTCCAAATAAACAAGCGGAAATACTACTGTTATAGATACTGGTATAGATACTGGGGGAGTGGTCGATCGAAACACCGAAGACACAGGGTTAGCTTTAATAAACTGTGGGTGGTGCTACAAGGGTGAACCGAGGAAGACGGACTACTGTAGCATATCCGCTCCTACTTTCGCTACTCATATTGCTATCTATAGTATGCCAGGCAGCCCACGCCCAAGAACCGACACTAAGGCACCCGCCCGAACTTAAAGATCCTATCACAAGCCTCCTTAACAGCGGCCTAATACCAACGTTGAGCTACAGCGACTATGCTATGCTCGCTAAACAGCTGTCGGAGGTTATGTCGAACGCCATTGCAGAGGCCCTGCAAGGGTCGCTGGTGAGCGATAATGACCTCGACGCAGTTGTAGCCATGCTAGGCGCCTCTGAAGCCCTCTCGAGAATGCCGGAAGAATACACTCCCAGAGCGGAGGCGGTGGTTGAGGAGGCTAAAAGAGCTGTTGAAGGGCTGGAGGTGTTTCTTCTTGCATACGGCCTCGACGAAGATGAGCCCTACGCATCCAAAACTATCGCCGTTGGCCTGCTGGACAGCGGCGGTGAACCCAGAATAGTTGTGATGGGCCCCGCTAGCCATGTACTCCTCACCCTTGTAAACGCTGTGATAATAGATCGTGACGTTGTGGTTCTCTTTCCCGTTAGCAGTCAGGTAGTAATCATGTCAGCCCAGAGCGGAGGCCTCCCCAGCGGTGTAGAGATAGGCCCTGGCAGGCCCGGCATTGAGGACAAAATCAGGGACGAATTCCTACCTGAGGAGGTGAAGGAGAGTTATAGCAGGGGGGTCAGTGGTCAGACTGTTAATGGCGAGTATCAAGATAGCGAGAACGAAGGGGGGGAGGATAAAATCGTCGACATATCGTCTCTTCTGAAGGAGCTGGCCTCACGCCTTACAAAGCAGGGTGGCCAAGGCAGTGGTGATACCGGCTCTTATCTACCTTCCGGTGGAGCTGTGGGCAGTGGCACGGCAGCTATAGTGGCTTCGCCCATAGGCAAGCTGGGTATTACCTATGAGGATTTCGCGAGAATCGCCGACATTCTCAGGCTTGACCTGCCCGAGGCTCAGGCCGAGGGGGATCTCGAGGGTGGTGAGGTCCTGGTACCTGTATCGCCGCTGGAGCGGGCGGGAAGCAGCATGGGGCTCGTACTCACGGCTGTAGCTGTATTGGGTGTAATAACGCTAACGGCCTCCTATGCGCCGGAAATCCGCCGCACTCTCTCAGCCCGCCTGGCCATGTCGAGGGGTAGTGCGGCAGCCAGTGCTGCTGAAGTGTGCTATAGGGCAGCGCTGGAGGTCCTGGAAACCCAGGGGTTAAGGAGGATGCCTTGGGAGACTCCGAGGGAGTTCCTCGTCCGTGCTGAGAAGAGTCTCGTGGACGAGCAGGTGTATGCTATGAGATACATCACGTGGCTTTACGAATTACACCGTTACGGCGGACTGAAGCCGTCGCCGGGGGAGGCTGAAGAGTGTATGAGGATGGTTGAAGCTCTCAGGGCAAGGGGTAGAGATGGTGATAGATAAGCGTGTGCTCACGGTGTTCTTGATCCTAATAGCTATTCTAGGGAGCATGGAGATAAGGCCGAGGGCTCTAATTCTTAGCATAGCCACACCTAGCGACGCGCCCCTCCCGTACAATGACGGCCCCTTGGGTGTATCGGATTTAGCCTCTTCGCTAGAGAACATGGGATATAGCGTCACAGTCTTACCGGAGGTCGACGATGTAGCCAGGATTCTGGCCGGCCCTGGTGGAGAGAGGCTCGTGTTTATTGTTATAGGGGCAGATAGTCTGAGGGGGGATGTGCTGGCTAAGATGCTTACGGTTCTCGCAGACAATGGGGACGCTAGGGTCTCTCTAGTGTACGCTGATGAGGAGCCGCCTCTACCTCTAGACTCAGTAGAGTGGAAGCGGCTTCAAACATCATTCTGTGGTCAGCAGTATTTCAGCCTGGGTGAGGTTGAGCCGGCCGAGTCGCTCATAGTATCCACCTCAGACGGCAGTATAAGCGTGTTAACGGGTTTCGCAGCCCCGCTAGTTCTTGAAATATATGGCGGGATATCGTATGCCTCAAAGCCTCCCGGCGGAGAGGAGGTGTTCCTCTACGCCTGGCCATCTCTAGGGGAGGTAAGAGGCTTCTGGTACTCCCTGGGGGGTGTTTGTGGCGGTGAGGACAGGCTCGTGGTCATAGGAGACTCGACCCTGTTCCTAAACAACTACTATTCAAGATCCGAGGGCTACGCACATATTGCTTCCCTGATAATGGCTAAGGCTGCGCCTGAGAGTGAGGCCACGGTCGTATTCGTACAGGAACTGTATATCTCCCAGAGGGAGAGGATGAACGTGGCCGTCATGCTCGCACCTTCAGTACTGCTGACGGCTGCGGCAGATCTTTACAGCACCCTCGAGAGCGGGGTTAGAGCTTTCATTGGCGAAACACCTCTGAAGCCTGCTTTCGCAGGGAGCGTAGCCGTCTTCTTATTGGCTGTACTTCCACTATTCGTTAAGGGTAGGAGAAGGCAGGTGGGGTAGCCTAGCTGTGGAGAGGGTTACTCAAGCCGAGCTCGGGTGGAGCCTAGAGGTTCTGGCGAGGGTGAAAAGGGAGGTAGCAAGGTTCGTAATAGGTAAGGAGAGGGAGGTAAAGCTAGCCCTCGCCACAATGATAGCAAAAGGGCATCTCCTGGTGGAGGGTGTCCCCGGAGTCGCTAAGACTACGTTGGCCAAGGCTCTGGCGGGGGCCTTCGGCCTGAGGTTCTCTAGGATCCAGTTCACTCCTGACACGTTGCCCAGCGACGTGATAGGAACCCATGTCTACGTTGGGAACGGCTTCGTTTTTAGGCGTGGTCCTGTTTTTGCTAATGTTGTTCTTGCTGATGAGGTTAACCGTGCTAATCCTCGTACTCAGAGTGCTTTTCTTGAGGCTATGCAGGAGGGGCAGGTTACTGTGTGGGGTGAGACCCACAGGCTCCCCAGCCCCTTCATAGTCCTAGCCACAATGAACCCCATAGAGCTGGAGGGAGTCTACCCACTACCAGAAGCACAACTAGACAGATTCATGGCCCGAATAAGGCTTGGGTACCCTACCCGGGTGGAGGAGATTAAGATTATTGAGAAGGGGGACGAGGTTGAGGATCTCAACGTCGAGCCTGCTGCATCTCCGGAGGACCTGAAGAGGCTTCAGGACACGGCGAGAAGAATATATGTTGAC from Aeropyrum pernix K1 encodes:
- a CDS encoding DHH family phosphoesterase gives rise to the protein MENGFNHLFIITHTDLDGIGAGAVAVRLLGRVDGGYTVVFAEPYNLHNSIEDILDHLGKGDLIIISDLGANRESLPRAADLLASATSKGVAVKWFDHHIWSNDELELLRRAGVEVTVDTSTCATGVVARYLTPDGGDGFIKQFVDAVCSADLWKWTHPLSGKLFRVVGERNQDMEWKHKVLAKFAAGVMWDEELEKRLEGYVNEELRGYTTAIKNAVTIKIHDLRIASTYKNFRGPPSSSMIGALLLHRYNADIAIIVRSDGGLSLRSRRVNVQPIARELGGGGHPKAAGAKIEVPLLVRLASRLYPKILSLYAARLVAAKASELSLIEATG
- a CDS encoding AAA family ATPase, whose translation is MERVTQAELGWSLEVLARVKREVARFVIGKEREVKLALATMIAKGHLLVEGVPGVAKTTLAKALAGAFGLRFSRIQFTPDTLPSDVIGTHVYVGNGFVFRRGPVFANVVLADEVNRANPRTQSAFLEAMQEGQVTVWGETHRLPSPFIVLATMNPIELEGVYPLPEAQLDRFMARIRLGYPTRVEEIKIIEKGDEVEDLNVEPAASPEDLKRLQDTARRIYVDRKLVEYIADIVRETRRIEEVEIGASPRAGIHILKLSRALALMSGRDFATPDDVKEAARAALPHRLKLRKVYISKHSSEGLVEDVLKKVPPP
- a CDS encoding HIT family protein, with product MSRHVWVKRWYSILWAPWRMKYIKQAGSREGCVFCEAPSMGDDAKALIVYRGSLSYVILNKYPYNSGHIMVTPYRHVAELEDLTMDEIVEMAKLVRASVKALKRVYAPHGFNIGVNIGEAAGAGIAGHFHIHIVPRWRGDSNFMLTVGGTKVIPESLEDTFKKLKPAVEEEARKEGV
- a CDS encoding DUF4129 domain-containing protein; the encoded protein is MNRGRRTTVAYPLLLSLLILLSIVCQAAHAQEPTLRHPPELKDPITSLLNSGLIPTLSYSDYAMLAKQLSEVMSNAIAEALQGSLVSDNDLDAVVAMLGASEALSRMPEEYTPRAEAVVEEAKRAVEGLEVFLLAYGLDEDEPYASKTIAVGLLDSGGEPRIVVMGPASHVLLTLVNAVIIDRDVVVLFPVSSQVVIMSAQSGGLPSGVEIGPGRPGIEDKIRDEFLPEEVKESYSRGVSGQTVNGEYQDSENEGGEDKIVDISSLLKELASRLTKQGGQGSGDTGSYLPSGGAVGSGTAAIVASPIGKLGITYEDFARIADILRLDLPEAQAEGDLEGGEVLVPVSPLERAGSSMGLVLTAVAVLGVITLTASYAPEIRRTLSARLAMSRGSAAASAAEVCYRAALEVLETQGLRRMPWETPREFLVRAEKSLVDEQVYAMRYITWLYELHRYGGLKPSPGEAEECMRMVEALRARGRDGDR
- the radA gene encoding DNA repair and recombination protein RadA; this translates as MGEDKREIKDITDLPGVGPTTAQKLMEAGYTTLEAIAAATPQEVSQATGIPILTAQKIVDAAREALNIDFKTAYDLKIESMNIKKITTGSRNLDELLGGGIETKTITELFGEFGSGKTQICHQLSVNVQLPEDKGGLEGKAVYVDTEGTFRWERIEQMARGVGLDPDEVMKNIYWIRAINSHHQIAIVDKLFTMVKNDNIKLVVVDSVTSHFRAEFPGRENLAMRQQLLNRHLHQLMRLADIFNVAVVITNQVMARPDVFYGDPTQAVGGHVLGHAPGVRVYLKKSRGNKRIARVVDAPHLPEGETVFAITEWGIRDPE